In the Paenibacillus pabuli genome, one interval contains:
- a CDS encoding helix-turn-helix domain-containing protein, whose amino-acid sequence MQFTTEVLTISQASEFLGLKADTLKHLIKINKIPSIKNESRVRNSIFISKDTLIEFKENNELLFDYYQLGAPRGYLTLRMISERFNIKLSLASLWIKQRRFNEVEKLTGLPCGDLIVVPLYSIIEYENRVKQLKDFHLTVEQAQKMLGISNYLILSWLRQKKIQKVITWYGVRYIPLDELNLLKNELKREREMIPLLEAVKMLEIPYEIVSDISSKYRIPSMIGKTHLLSKSDFEKMKQEYADLINYHKSGIPEDYFDTNMLVERFNVDQIEILRWIRQERFKGVEKFGASSTSSSFYIIPKNSVYEYENYVRNLNENFIPVEVAAKELNVSTTTIHRWISINKIAGAILWLKKWYIPKKAMLTILAKMDSRNNSITVSQASQEYQISRKQITALIKNGDVPFTQIRETEILINRDDLSFALKRRANSVSQLKANNQCTNLSRIPEDLLTIRNFSRLVNARRKTIEQLIQNGEIQDVKRHKIQGSEYILIPKSEVEEFLKKSISSEKVFTTKQAATYLQRPNYNYVNELVKKGYFPNAFIEYNQNLIPQSDLDEYIKLKTLNIFPKRKGSPRQNKEEIIKKLTTQNLIPEILEKINRIPTPNYLSQTKKLYKSYTEMRIASLGGRPPYIKNQCNRIKAVFETVISKLSKNCIDLSEEEIRNILQDESIPITFRIYANQFFHYSFQTLGIKREKLFVITQKSKNSTEKDVYEPEIYLEYVQYVKKVQLHTREAIKSQYYSNMWLFTLMHLMDAWRPSDIVNELPSLDLDELGIYHLEWFISNELSVEQAQQVVNQVYIKTRHSSASKTKALLTFLVPLDMTLAAGTAFLINELHRAEYQDSFLMQTLLTNALNAKKPTHRHLVFFKFNEKLKNFKSIVMIRSTMTYLFNSIIDSAPDPELALSYTMSLRSHERQESTAVYVQSTNLDGSTNHVSVNLLNRGHFGWLFNFMIKQILTTQELHPTFEERTMLISSIRQDLTPIQLENWAAFIRKNNESRDTLTTKLLSLSHNELIDIFKKILRGECSSKDAQGQCFTFPNCGKTHIQSCFYCENFIPQLYLLFQLKHEIFRLYQSIKKTEHLTVILRDSNFLKKLLTILNEAVLFYGELYVNSFIDLHEVRNNVFEIRDRLFAEK is encoded by the coding sequence ATGCAATTCACAACAGAAGTGTTGACAATATCACAGGCATCTGAGTTTCTTGGATTAAAGGCTGATACGTTAAAACACTTAATAAAAATCAATAAAATACCTTCAATCAAAAACGAATCAAGGGTAAGAAACAGTATCTTTATAAGTAAAGACACTTTGATTGAGTTTAAGGAAAATAACGAGCTTCTATTTGATTATTATCAATTGGGTGCTCCCAGGGGGTATTTAACTCTTAGAATGATTTCTGAAAGGTTTAATATTAAACTTTCACTTGCAAGTCTTTGGATAAAACAACGCAGATTTAATGAGGTAGAAAAATTAACTGGGCTTCCCTGTGGTGATCTTATCGTTGTTCCACTTTACTCCATAATCGAATATGAAAATAGAGTAAAACAACTGAAGGATTTCCACTTAACAGTCGAGCAAGCCCAAAAAATGTTGGGTATATCGAATTATTTAATTTTGAGCTGGTTGAGGCAGAAGAAAATCCAAAAGGTTATAACCTGGTATGGCGTACGTTACATACCATTAGATGAACTTAATTTGCTAAAGAATGAATTAAAACGAGAAAGAGAGATGATTCCATTATTAGAGGCGGTAAAAATGCTAGAAATACCCTATGAGATAGTTTCGGATATTTCATCAAAGTACCGAATCCCGTCAATGATTGGAAAAACGCATCTATTATCAAAATCAGATTTCGAAAAAATGAAACAAGAATATGCTGACCTAATCAATTACCATAAATCAGGTATTCCAGAAGATTACTTTGATACAAACATGCTAGTAGAACGATTTAACGTAGATCAAATCGAAATTCTTCGTTGGATTAGACAAGAACGATTCAAGGGAGTAGAGAAGTTCGGGGCTTCCTCTACATCTTCTAGCTTTTATATCATCCCCAAAAATTCTGTATATGAATATGAGAATTACGTTAGAAACTTAAATGAAAATTTTATACCTGTTGAAGTAGCAGCAAAAGAACTGAACGTTTCTACAACCACTATCCATAGGTGGATTTCTATAAATAAAATTGCAGGAGCAATTCTCTGGCTGAAAAAATGGTACATCCCAAAAAAAGCTATGTTAACTATACTTGCTAAAATGGATTCGCGAAACAACTCAATTACTGTATCTCAGGCTAGTCAAGAATATCAGATATCAAGAAAACAAATAACAGCACTAATTAAGAATGGTGATGTACCATTTACACAAATAAGAGAAACAGAAATACTCATTAATCGTGATGATTTGTCTTTTGCTTTGAAGAGAAGAGCTAATAGTGTATCTCAACTCAAAGCAAACAATCAATGCACCAATCTTTCTCGTATTCCTGAAGACCTTCTCACCATTCGTAATTTTAGTAGATTAGTAAATGCACGTAGAAAAACGATTGAACAACTAATACAAAATGGAGAAATCCAAGATGTAAAACGACATAAAATTCAAGGAAGTGAATATATTTTAATTCCAAAATCTGAAGTAGAGGAATTTCTAAAAAAAAGTATTTCTAGTGAAAAGGTCTTTACAACAAAACAAGCTGCAACTTATCTACAAAGACCAAATTATAATTACGTGAATGAGTTAGTGAAAAAAGGTTATTTTCCAAATGCGTTCATTGAATATAATCAAAATTTGATTCCACAATCAGATTTAGATGAGTATATAAAACTAAAAACGTTAAATATATTTCCAAAACGAAAAGGCTCACCTAGACAAAACAAAGAAGAAATTATTAAAAAACTCACTACACAAAATTTAATCCCTGAAATACTAGAAAAAATCAATCGTATTCCTACTCCAAATTATCTTTCACAGACAAAAAAATTATATAAAAGCTACACAGAAATGCGCATTGCGTCACTAGGCGGCAGACCGCCATACATCAAAAATCAGTGTAACAGAATTAAAGCAGTTTTTGAAACTGTCATCTCTAAATTATCCAAGAATTGTATTGATCTATCCGAAGAGGAGATTAGAAACATATTACAAGATGAATCAATACCCATCACTTTTAGAATTTATGCAAACCAATTTTTTCACTATTCCTTTCAGACCTTAGGTATAAAACGAGAGAAATTGTTTGTTATCACTCAAAAAAGCAAGAATTCTACGGAGAAAGATGTCTACGAACCAGAAATTTATTTGGAGTATGTTCAGTATGTAAAAAAGGTTCAACTCCATACCCGAGAGGCCATTAAAAGCCAGTATTATTCAAATATGTGGCTATTCACGCTCATGCATTTAATGGATGCCTGGCGCCCTTCAGATATTGTCAACGAACTACCCAGCCTAGATTTGGATGAGTTAGGGATTTATCATTTAGAATGGTTTATCTCAAACGAGTTAAGTGTTGAGCAAGCTCAACAGGTAGTAAACCAAGTATATATTAAGACCAGACATTCTTCTGCTTCTAAAACTAAAGCACTCCTCACATTTCTTGTTCCTTTAGATATGACATTAGCAGCAGGAACAGCCTTTCTCATCAATGAGTTGCATAGAGCTGAGTATCAGGATTCTTTTTTGATGCAAACCTTACTAACCAATGCACTTAATGCAAAGAAGCCCACACACAGACATCTCGTCTTTTTTAAGTTCAATGAAAAGCTTAAGAACTTCAAAAGCATAGTTATGATTCGATCTACTATGACTTATTTATTTAATAGCATTATCGATAGTGCTCCAGATCCAGAGTTGGCGCTATCATACACGATGTCTCTGCGTTCACATGAAAGACAAGAGTCTACTGCAGTTTATGTCCAATCAACAAACCTAGATGGTTCAACAAACCATGTATCTGTCAATTTGTTAAACCGTGGACACTTTGGTTGGCTATTTAATTTTATGATTAAGCAGATTCTTACGACTCAAGAACTTCACCCCACCTTCGAAGAAAGAACAATGCTAATCTCAAGTATCCGTCAAGATCTTACTCCAATTCAATTAGAGAATTGGGCCGCATTTATTAGAAAAAATAATGAAAGCAGAGATACATTAACAACAAAATTGCTATCTCTTTCTCACAATGAACTAATTGATATATTCAAAAAAATTCTCCGAGGTGAGTGTTCATCCAAAGATGCTCAAGGCCAATGTTTCACTTTTCCCAACTGTGGCAAGACACATATACAATCTTGCTTTTATTGCGAAAATTTCATCCCTCAACTGTATTTGTTATTCCAACTAAAACACGAGATCTTTCGATTGTATCAGTCAATAAAAAAAACGGAGCATCTCACGGTTATACTTCGTGATTCAAACTTCCTAAAAAAACTGCTAACTATTTTAAACGAAGCAGTTTTATTTTATGGAGAATTGTATGTAAACAGTTTTATAGACCTTCATGAAGTTCGCAATAATGTCTTCGAAATCAGAGATCGGCTCTTTGCAGAAAAATAA
- a CDS encoding ImmA/IrrE family metallo-endopeptidase, which yields MIKSDIELTITQDTLKEFMFTLQEAQGENDLDELGSFKKEIYLKALEGQVEELTKQVEDYENLKNGVIEPFKVSEIMKLPNYIIRKRIASGRSLEELSEYTGIDVRQLEEYEEELFVEAPPSDLAKIIKTLQIPVPTPFFSMLQVKLIDLKKNIAKSLKNLETFILPEEIKQGENQSLGYLKLFSRLKGIYDEYAEKFLLDSSQPIQFSSVSSFKYKVPKGVSQELVYSYTTFATYLAKVVSTSYTVEAASFLTDYRMFKEQVLRGYGILNLESCVNYMWDLGIPVIPLKAKGGFHGACWRSNGKNVIILKQQANSEARWLFDLLHEYWHATQEPELEERSVVDFTETLSQIEQDSEEIAANNFASDVLFNGKRNELIEACYEEAQFKLAYLKNAVINISNANYVDTGSLANFVAYDVQTKVKSKNQTWWGAAQTLQNKNNPHGVVLKVLEERLDFNNIEDKLDREMVINLIEAE from the coding sequence ATGATAAAAAGTGATATAGAGTTAACAATTACACAGGACACTTTAAAAGAGTTCATGTTCACTTTACAAGAAGCTCAAGGTGAAAATGATTTAGATGAATTAGGTTCTTTCAAAAAAGAAATATACTTAAAAGCTCTGGAGGGCCAAGTAGAAGAACTAACTAAACAAGTAGAAGATTATGAAAATCTTAAAAATGGTGTAATTGAGCCTTTTAAGGTTAGTGAAATTATGAAATTACCTAATTACATCATAAGAAAAAGAATTGCTTCTGGTAGAAGTCTAGAGGAATTGTCAGAATATACAGGTATAGATGTACGACAACTGGAGGAATATGAAGAAGAGCTTTTCGTAGAAGCCCCTCCATCAGATTTAGCAAAAATTATTAAGACTTTACAGATTCCTGTACCAACACCTTTTTTTAGTATGTTACAAGTTAAATTGATAGATTTGAAAAAAAATATCGCCAAAAGCCTGAAAAATCTAGAGACATTTATATTACCTGAAGAAATCAAGCAAGGTGAGAATCAATCGTTAGGCTACTTAAAGCTTTTTAGTAGGTTAAAAGGAATATATGATGAGTATGCGGAAAAATTCTTACTAGATTCTAGTCAACCTATTCAATTTTCAAGTGTGAGCTCTTTTAAATATAAAGTACCTAAAGGTGTTTCTCAAGAACTCGTGTATTCTTATACTACTTTCGCAACTTACTTGGCTAAAGTGGTATCTACTTCTTATACAGTAGAAGCTGCTTCTTTCTTAACTGACTATAGAATGTTTAAAGAGCAAGTTCTAAGGGGATACGGAATTCTAAATTTGGAGTCTTGTGTGAATTATATGTGGGACTTAGGTATTCCAGTGATCCCTTTAAAAGCTAAGGGAGGATTCCACGGTGCTTGTTGGAGATCAAATGGAAAAAACGTCATAATACTTAAACAACAAGCTAACTCAGAAGCACGTTGGTTGTTTGATTTGCTACATGAGTATTGGCATGCTACACAAGAGCCAGAATTAGAAGAACGAAGTGTAGTTGATTTTACTGAAACCTTATCTCAAATAGAGCAAGATTCAGAAGAAATTGCTGCTAATAATTTTGCTAGTGATGTATTATTTAACGGAAAAAGAAACGAGTTAATTGAAGCATGTTATGAAGAGGCCCAATTTAAACTTGCTTACTTGAAGAATGCAGTGATAAATATATCTAATGCTAACTATGTAGACACTGGCTCTTTAGCGAACTTTGTAGCTTACGATGTACAAACTAAAGTTAAAAGTAAAAATCAGACATGGTGGGGAGCAGCACAAACTCTTCAAAATAAGAATAATCCTCACGGTGTTGTGCTTAAAGTTCTAGAAGAACGCCTAGATTTCAATAATATTGAAGATAAGCTTGACAGAGAAATGGTTATAAATTTAATAGAAGCTGAGTAA
- a CDS encoding DUF6932 family protein, with product MNNNQAETITTQIPALLPDGFLPPGIHLTTWEEFEQRYSWSMTRRTQLKGMKKALDEFKRAGCSKIYIDGSFVTGRNHPGDFDALYDLDELIVDSIDKVLIDSSFSGREKQKKNYEGEFFPASAKADPYGNKYLDFFQKQKKNKKPKGIIKIELR from the coding sequence ATGAATAACAACCAAGCCGAAACTATAACTACACAGATTCCTGCTCTTTTGCCAGATGGATTTCTTCCTCCAGGGATTCACTTAACTACTTGGGAGGAATTTGAACAGAGGTATTCATGGAGTATGACAAGAAGAACACAATTAAAAGGTATGAAAAAGGCATTAGACGAGTTTAAAAGAGCTGGTTGTTCTAAAATATATATTGATGGAAGTTTTGTCACTGGTAGAAATCATCCTGGTGATTTTGATGCACTCTATGATCTAGATGAACTTATAGTAGATTCTATTGATAAAGTTTTAATTGATTCAAGTTTTAGCGGAAGGGAAAAACAAAAAAAAAACTATGAGGGTGAGTTTTTCCCTGCTTCAGCAAAAGCGGATCCGTATGGAAACAAGTATTTAGACTTTTTCCAAAAACAGAAAAAAAATAAAAAGCCAAAGGGAATAATAAAAATAGAATTGAGGTGA
- a CDS encoding helix-turn-helix domain-containing protein: protein MGIRITEYVGEQVRIIRKSKNYTQEQLGEKVGLPQPYIGGIERGERNISLDTLERILEALEVSPGEFFRGYNDNYFSENEKAKESVLLNLSELLSKRPIRDIEMIQNLANDVLATIDFHVKTENEKK, encoded by the coding sequence TTGGGAATTCGAATTACTGAATACGTAGGAGAACAAGTAAGAATTATTCGAAAAAGCAAGAACTATACTCAAGAACAGTTGGGTGAGAAGGTTGGTCTGCCTCAGCCTTATATTGGAGGCATAGAACGAGGTGAAAGAAATATTTCGTTAGACACCTTAGAACGTATTCTAGAAGCTCTTGAAGTTTCTCCTGGCGAATTCTTCAGAGGTTACAATGATAATTATTTTTCTGAAAATGAGAAAGCGAAAGAGTCGGTCTTATTAAACTTGAGTGAACTCCTATCCAAAAGGCCTATTCGAGATATTGAGATGATTCAAAATTTGGCGAATGATGTTCTAGCAACAATTGATTTTCATGTTAAAACTGAAAACGAGAAAAAATAA
- a CDS encoding DGQHR domain-containing protein, producing the protein MNNLPTTIVIENVLQYKMRGKVAYQSYLTASTAINVTYVKRYDDPSGKGYQRPVDKKRSTDFAIYLSKGEDALFSPILLNAAGNWEFSSYDNLRTNYGRLVCRGKASLMDGQHRLGGIERYIKETNTEINVPFLAFHYLDEDEEIHFFDTINTKAKGIGTSLSKYLRRKDDEYSWIATELVIRPESPFHNIGSIIGKRTRGRHVTLQNLYRTLKHLFKEQQFSGMTSEEKYQVALNYYRYIKDIFAKEWMNYGDYRITHIVCLDALSIAGAKVLTKCVNDRGRMNYDLMHKYVNRLTSLNWSSEGPLKYIKGVSGSKSLAIDLIDLMLPSS; encoded by the coding sequence ATGAATAACTTGCCTACGACGATTGTTATTGAGAATGTCCTTCAATACAAAATGCGTGGTAAAGTTGCCTACCAGAGTTACTTAACTGCTTCAACTGCCATAAACGTAACCTATGTCAAGCGTTATGATGATCCATCTGGAAAAGGATACCAGAGACCGGTAGACAAAAAAAGAAGTACCGATTTTGCAATTTATTTATCTAAAGGTGAAGATGCTTTGTTTTCACCTATTTTATTAAATGCTGCAGGGAATTGGGAATTCTCGTCTTACGATAACTTGCGAACAAATTACGGAAGGCTAGTATGCAGAGGAAAAGCATCACTTATGGATGGTCAGCATCGTCTTGGTGGTATTGAACGATATATTAAAGAAACAAATACCGAGATAAATGTTCCATTTCTCGCTTTCCATTACCTCGATGAAGACGAAGAAATACATTTTTTTGATACCATTAATACGAAAGCTAAAGGTATTGGCACTTCTTTAAGCAAGTACTTACGACGTAAAGACGATGAATATAGCTGGATCGCAACTGAGCTAGTAATACGCCCTGAAAGCCCTTTTCACAACATTGGGAGTATCATCGGTAAACGTACTCGAGGTAGACACGTTACACTTCAAAATCTTTATAGAACACTTAAACACTTGTTCAAAGAACAACAATTTTCAGGTATGACGAGTGAAGAGAAATATCAAGTAGCTTTAAATTATTATCGATATATCAAGGATATTTTCGCAAAGGAATGGATGAATTATGGGGATTATCGCATAACACATATTGTTTGTTTGGATGCTCTTTCAATTGCTGGAGCAAAAGTTCTAACCAAATGCGTTAATGATCGTGGAAGAATGAATTATGATTTGATGCATAAGTACGTGAACAGACTTACATCTTTGAACTGGTCTTCGGAAGGACCTTTAAAATATATAAAAGGCGTGAGTGGATCAAAATCTTTAGCAATAGATCTAATCGATCTAATGTTACCTTCTTCCTAA
- a CDS encoding IS3 family transposase, which produces MKSFEKTLIYIHFYNYERSQAKLSGLSPHEFRTKAA; this is translated from the coding sequence TTGAAGAGTTTTGAAAAGACATTGATCTACATACACTTTTACAATTACGAACGGTCACAGGCAAAACTAAGCGGCCTCAGTCCCCATGAATTCAGGACCAAGGCCGCTTAA
- a CDS encoding DNA ligase, translating into MELDPVIPFEPTRMQNPPSGANWVAQVKWDGVRILHYCDGNESRLFNRRLNERTVQYPELLDTNSFCKADSVILDGEVIAFDNTRPSFHEVMKRDRLKQKQSIRHSLNITPVTYMIFDILFYNGTWVTDKSLEYRQQLLDEIIVPRNNIQIAQNFSDGPALFNLMGQYQMEGVVYKDISSKYRINGKDDRWRKHKIVNDLFAVVGGVTRTNHIVNSLLLGLYTDKDDFIYIGSAGTGKLTRHDWAFLTEQTNKIVSTKCPFSNDPEKSKDVFWVKPELTVKVEYLEFTPGGSMRHPSIQTIIDVDKNECTINQIHK; encoded by the coding sequence ATGGAACTAGATCCGGTCATTCCATTTGAACCAACCAGGATGCAGAACCCTCCATCAGGAGCCAATTGGGTAGCCCAAGTAAAATGGGATGGGGTAAGAATTTTACACTATTGTGATGGAAATGAATCTCGATTATTCAATCGAAGATTGAATGAACGTACAGTGCAGTATCCTGAGTTACTTGACACTAACTCCTTCTGTAAAGCTGATTCTGTCATTCTTGATGGAGAGGTCATTGCCTTTGACAACACTAGGCCTTCCTTTCATGAAGTTATGAAAAGGGATCGTTTGAAACAAAAACAAAGTATAAGGCATTCCTTAAACATAACACCTGTGACATATATGATCTTTGACATCTTGTTTTACAACGGCACCTGGGTTACTGATAAATCATTAGAATATAGACAACAACTGCTTGATGAAATTATCGTACCCAGAAATAATATACAAATTGCACAAAACTTCAGCGATGGACCAGCTCTTTTTAATCTTATGGGTCAATATCAAATGGAGGGTGTAGTTTATAAAGACATCTCCAGTAAATACAGAATAAATGGTAAAGATGATCGATGGAGAAAACATAAGATTGTAAATGATTTATTTGCAGTGGTAGGTGGGGTAACACGAACTAATCACATTGTTAATTCACTTTTATTAGGTCTGTATACCGATAAAGATGACTTTATTTATATCGGTAGTGCAGGTACAGGGAAATTAACGCGTCATGATTGGGCATTCCTCACTGAACAGACGAATAAGATTGTTTCAACAAAATGTCCATTTTCAAATGATCCAGAGAAATCCAAAGATGTTTTTTGGGTGAAGCCAGAGCTAACCGTGAAGGTAGAGTATCTTGAGTTTACTCCAGGGGGTTCAATGAGACACCCAAGTATTCAAACTATTATTGATGTTGATAAAAATGAATGCACAATAAATCAGATACACAAGTAA
- the ligD gene encoding non-homologous end-joining DNA ligase translates to MPRTIKGTITIEGTELTVTNPDKLLWPEAGVTKAIYLQKLAAIAPFLLTYTRNRLLTTIRYPHGAGGEFFYQKNAPEPLPDFVRTEIHEGIRYVVMDGLPELLWLGNLAALEFHPSLHAVGSHLPCEWMIDLDPSLEEEPRIMQAALIVGETLTSLGLRSVPKTSGATGIQIIVPIRQGVTFDELRDIGHFVGKYVTQKHPDLFTLERLKKDRGDRIYFDYLQHYGGKTLAAPYTPRAKPGGTVSTPLTWDEVRNNVSVKDYHLMNIVERLQQVGDLIATVEPQPVELITQHLKKK, encoded by the coding sequence ATGCCACGTACGATCAAAGGCACCATTACCATAGAGGGCACAGAGCTTACCGTAACTAATCCGGACAAACTGCTGTGGCCTGAGGCAGGGGTAACCAAAGCCATCTACTTGCAGAAGCTGGCCGCTATTGCACCATTTCTGCTGACGTACACCAGAAATCGGCTCCTGACAACCATCCGATATCCGCATGGTGCGGGCGGTGAATTTTTTTATCAAAAAAATGCTCCTGAACCCCTTCCCGATTTTGTGCGTACGGAAATCCACGAAGGTATCCGCTATGTGGTTATGGACGGTCTCCCGGAGTTGCTGTGGCTTGGCAACCTTGCCGCCCTGGAGTTCCACCCCTCTTTACATGCCGTAGGCAGCCATCTGCCTTGTGAGTGGATGATTGACTTGGACCCCTCTCTCGAAGAGGAGCCACGCATTATGCAGGCTGCTTTGATAGTAGGGGAAACGCTGACTTCCCTCGGCCTCCGGTCTGTACCCAAAACCTCCGGTGCTACGGGGATACAGATCATCGTTCCCATCCGTCAGGGCGTCACTTTTGATGAACTGCGGGATATTGGTCATTTTGTGGGCAAATATGTCACACAGAAGCATCCTGACCTGTTTACACTGGAGCGGCTCAAAAAAGACCGCGGAGACCGCATTTATTTTGATTACCTGCAGCATTATGGCGGCAAAACCCTCGCAGCTCCTTACACACCTCGAGCCAAACCCGGAGGTACCGTATCTACTCCGCTCACTTGGGATGAAGTTCGGAACAATGTGTCGGTTAAGGATTATCATCTGATGAATATCGTGGAACGGCTCCAGCAGGTAGGCGATCTCATTGCCACTGTTGAGCCGCAACCCGTTGAGCTGATCACACAGCACCTGAAAAAGAAATAG
- a CDS encoding YitT family protein yields the protein MSNVTVKEITSKPDRNVKSSVFTLKLLQRIVMILIGAALMAVSLEIFLVPNGVIDGGITGISIMVSELTHLPLGIFLTLLNLPFLILGYKQIGKTFALSTLLGIVVMSIGTSLLHRVPALTPGEPLLGAVFGGLILGVGVGLVIRSGGSLDGTEIVAILLSEKSPLSVGQIVLFINVFIFAGAGFVFGWPNALYSMIAYYIAMKMIDIVNEGLDQSKSVWIISEKYRDIGSALTDRLGRGVTFLDGEGGFSGDEKKIIFVVITRLEEAKLKSIVEDWDPQAFVAIGNIHDVKGGRFKKKGIH from the coding sequence ATGTCCAATGTAACGGTTAAAGAAATAACATCGAAGCCGGATCGGAATGTAAAAAGCTCGGTATTTACGCTGAAGCTCCTGCAACGTATTGTGATGATTCTGATCGGTGCAGCACTGATGGCTGTATCACTTGAAATATTTCTCGTGCCCAATGGCGTAATTGATGGAGGAATCACGGGGATCTCGATTATGGTGTCAGAGCTTACGCATCTGCCGCTGGGGATTTTCCTAACCTTGCTCAACTTGCCGTTTCTGATTTTGGGTTACAAACAAATTGGTAAAACGTTCGCACTGTCCACATTGCTCGGCATTGTGGTCATGTCCATCGGAACTTCATTATTGCACCGTGTTCCTGCCTTGACACCGGGTGAACCGCTGCTCGGAGCTGTTTTCGGCGGATTGATCCTGGGGGTCGGTGTGGGTCTCGTTATCCGGTCCGGGGGATCGCTTGATGGTACGGAGATCGTGGCCATCCTGCTGAGTGAGAAGTCGCCACTGTCTGTGGGACAGATTGTTCTGTTCATTAACGTGTTTATTTTCGCAGGCGCTGGATTTGTATTTGGTTGGCCAAATGCCCTGTATTCGATGATCGCCTACTATATTGCCATGAAGATGATTGATATCGTTAACGAAGGTCTCGATCAGTCCAAATCGGTATGGATCATCAGCGAGAAATACCGGGATATCGGTTCAGCCCTGACAGACCGTCTCGGTCGCGGGGTTACTTTCCTGGATGGGGAAGGCGGATTCAGCGGGGATGAGAAGAAGATTATCTTTGTGGTCATCACTCGTCTGGAAGAAGCGAAGCTGAAGTCTATCGTGGAAGATTGGGACCCGCAAGCCTTTGTGGCGATCGGTAACATTCATGACGTGAAGGGCGGACGTTTTAAGAAAAAAGGTATCCATTAG